One window of Parambassis ranga chromosome 3, fParRan2.1, whole genome shotgun sequence genomic DNA carries:
- the mespaa gene encoding mesoderm posterior aa, translating to MEMSYCSPLQLQDNSFLFDCESLVDKSLAYDPASDPGYFSASSSLSPTSSVDSFCFSPTALQTVGNEKDALDCFIFSSPAAPHPTHQMQTPVCPSSSSTTSSATKKSRSKYPGKKRQTASEREKLRMRDLTKAMHHLRGYLPPSVAPAGQTLTKIETLRLTIRYISYLSAQLGLSEEVLEQRRTSGFMKQNPTLSQFLCEPTTSYSPQESICDNMSTAQLSSLLHSNQSSTGFNSEEYWMLQQQAQNVPFFGQC from the exons ATGGAGATGTCCTACTGttctcctctccagctccagGACAACTCTTTTCTGTTTGACTGCGAGTCTCTGGTAGACAAATCTCTGGCCTATGATCCAGCTTCGGACCCTGGTTACTTCAgcgccagcagcagcctgtctcCTACCTCCTCTGTGGACTCCTTCTGCTTCTCCCCCACCGCCCTCCAGACAGTGGGAAATGAAAAAGATGCCTTGGACTGTTTCATCTTcagcagccctgcagcaccTCATCCCACCCACCAGATGCAGACACCAGTCTGCCCCAGTTCCTCCTCCACAACCTCATCTGCTACAAAGAAGTCCAGATCCAAGTACCCGGGTAAGAAGCGCCAGACTGCCAGCGAGAGGGAGAAGCTGAGGATGAGGGATCTGACCAAAGCCATGCATCACCTCAGGGGATACCTCCCACCCTCAGTGGCTCCAGCTGGACAGACCCTGACCAAGATCGAGACACTGCGCCTCACCATCCGCTACATCTCCTACCTGTCGGCCCAGCTGGGCCTCAGTGAAGAGGTGCTGGAACAGAGGAGAACCTCAGGCTTCATGAAGCAGAATCCAACCCTCAGCCAGTTCCTGTGTGAGCCAACAACCAGCTACAGTCCACAGGAGTCTATCTGTGACAACATGAGCACAGCCCAgctgtcctctctgctgcactcaAATCAG AGTTCCACTGGTTTCAACAGTGAGGAGTACTGGATGCTTCAGCAACAAGCCCAGAACGTCCCCTTCTTTGGACAGTGCTGA